ACGACGAGATATACACCATAGCGGAAGCAAAGCAGGAGATACTGAGAGTCATGGGAGGGAAGACCTATGATTAAGAATATCACTATAGGACAGTACTTCCCAGGAGAGACACTCGTCCACAGAATGGACCCAAGAATAAAGATAATGTCCGTGTTTATCTTTATAATCTCGCTCTTTTTTGTAAATCGATTTATAGCGTATGCACCTTCGGCAATATTATTGCTTGCAGTGATAGCTATATCTAGGATTCCATTTAAGTATATCTTAAAGGGCTTAAAGCCAATATCAGTTCTTATAGCTATAACTTTCTTTATAAACGTATTTATGACTAAAGGCGAAGTGCTCTACAGGCTAGGGCCGCTTACAGCTACTAGAGAGGGGCTCGTGCAAGCAGGGTTTATGGCCATAAGGCTTGTGCTGCTCGTAGTAGGCACGACACTGCTTACGCTCACTACATCTCCTATAGCGCTTACAGATGGGATAGAGAAGCTGCTGAATCCATTCAAGAGGATAGGAGTGCCGGCGCATGAGCTTGCTATGATGATGACCATAGCTCTCAGGTTTATACCTACGCTTTTAGAAGAGGCTGACAAGATAATGAAAGCCCAGATGGCAAGGGGAGCCGACTTTGAAAGTGGAAATGTAGTAAGAAGGGCTAAAAATCTGATTCCACTGCTTGTTCCGCTCTTTATAAGCGCTTTCAGAAGGGCAGACGAGCTTTCGATGGCCATGGAGTCAAGATGCTATAGAGGAGGAGAAAACAGGACAAGAATGAGAGAGCTTGTGCTTGTGAAGACAGACTATATAGCATTTGCATTTGCAGTTGTATACTTTATTTTAATAATAGCTATGAGGTATTTTATATGAGAAACATAAAGCTGACTATAGAGTACGATGGATCCCGTTTCAACGGCTGGCAGAAGCAGTCTGACCAGAGAACTGTCGAAGGAGAGTTAGAGAAAGCTATAAAGCGGACTACAGGCGAAGAGGTAAAGCTTATTGCCTCAGGGAGAACTGATACAGGAGTCCACGCCTACGGGCAGGTGGCCAATTTTTTGACAGGCTGCACTATCCCGGGCGAAAAATTTCTCTACGCTGTAAACGATAGACTTCCTGACGACGTATCTGTCAAAGCTTCGGAGGAGGTTGCAAGGAGCTTCCACTCAAGGTTTAGCGCCCACAGAAAGACTTACAGATATGTATTCTTGAACGAAGATGTCAGAAGCCCTATATACAGAAACTACGCCTACCAAGTTAAGCATGAGCTTGACTTTAAATCTATGAAAAAAGCGATTAAGCATTTTGTAGGGCGTCAAGACTACTCTTCTTTTGTGGCCAACAGAAGCAATAAACAGAAGAACATAAGGACTGTGTACTCCACTAGAATAAGAAAAGACGGTAACTTTATAGAGTTTGAGATAGAGGGCAATGGATTTCTTCACAATATGGTGAGAATAATTGCCGGAACACTCGTAGAGGTAGGGCATGGAAAGCGAAGTCCAGACAGCATCCCAGGTCTTATAGAGTGCAAGGACAGGCATCTTTCTGGACATACTGCTCCAGCCGAAGGGCTTTACCTTTTGAAAGTTTTTTATTAAAAGTATCAGGAGAACACTTGACACACTAGGATGGATGTATTAAAATGGTTTAGTATGTTAGGAAAAGAAAATCCACAGGCCCCGGATTTTTGATCATAACTAAAAGTGCAAAACATTCGCGCCTTGCACAGCTACATATAGGTGCAGGCTTTGATCGAATCTATATAAGGAGGGAAAACAATGAAGAGCTATAATGCAAAACCACAGGAAATAGAAAGAAAATGGTATGTGATAGATGCTAGTGGAAAGACTCTAGGAAGACTTTCAACAGAGATCGCATCTATATTAAGAGGTAAGCGTAAACCGATATACACTCCTCATGTTGACACAGGAGATTATGTTATAGTTATAAATGCTGAGAACATAGTTTTAACTGGAAAGAAACTGGAGCAGAAGTACTACAAGTACCACACAGGATACGCTGGAGGACTTAGAGAGGTTAGATATGACGTACTTATGGACAAGAACCCAGAGAAGATCATATCACTAGCAGTTAAGGGAATGCTTCCTAAGAACAGCTTAGGAAGACAAATGTTCAAGAAATTGAAGGTTTATCGTGGAAGCGAGCACAACCACGAAGCTCAAAAGCCTGAAGTTTACGAAGCATAGTTCAGGAAGGGAGGAATAATAATGGCTAAAGTTCAATATTACGGAACTGGAAGAAGAAAGACATCGGTAGCTAGAGTAAGACTACTACCTGGATCAGGAAATATAACAGTAAACAAGAGAAGCTTAGAGGAGTACTTTGACTACGAGACTCTAAGAGTAGTGGCAAAAGAGCCGCTTACTATAACTGAGAACCTAGACAAGTACGACGTAATAGTTACAGTAAAAGGTGGAGGATTCACTGGACAAGCTGGAGCTATAAGACACGGACTTTCAAGAGCTCTACTAAAGGCAGACGCTGAGTTAAGACCAACGCTTAAGGCAGCAGGCTTCCTTACTAGAGATGCTAGAATGGTTGAGAGAAAGAAATACGGTCTTAAAAAAGCAAGAAGAGCGCCTCAATTCTCAAAGAGATAATTACAAAAAACACTGGATATCCAGTGTTTTTTTTATACGGAATATCTGCTGGAGGACAAAAATGAAGATAAGAGAAAGAGTAAAGTACAGAGAGATTGGGATGTTGCTTATTGTGCTTTTTATAGCACTGGGCCTTGTTACGGGAAGGACAGGCTATCTAGATAGCTTTGACAAATCTATACTGGGGTATGTCCAAAGCGGAGACAGCAAAGTGGCCTTTACTATAGCCAGATCTTTGGGTATAGCAGGTTCGGCAGCAGGCTATGTCTTGATAGGAGTTTACCTTCTATTCAAAGCTGCAGACAGGAAAAACTATTTGGACTTCAAGCTATACGCCACATCTGCGCTTTTGAATACAGCGTTCAATCAGGCTTTTAAGCTATTCTACGAGCGAGTAAGACCGTTAGACTTCTCCAGGATAGAGGTTTCGGGGTATAGCTTTCCAAGCGGACACTCAATGGCTGCGATGGGGGTAGGGCTTACGCTGGCCTATATAGCCTCAAAGCGGAATAGAAGAGCGAAGAAGAAGTACTATGCAGCAAGTATAGTCGTTGCACTTTTGGTGGGATGGAGCAGGATGTATCTCGGAGTGCATTGGCCTACAGACATATTGGCAGGGTATTTAGGTGGCGCAATAGTCTTTCTGCTGTCTATAAATATGGAGTTTAAAAAGAAATAAAGATCCGCCTCAGCGAATCTTTATTTTTTTATGTTCAAGCCTGTATTCAATTGTCTTGTTGAGCAGCTTTCTGATCACAGAGGCGGCAGGCACGGCCAGGAGCATTCCCATTATTCCGAAGAGCCCACCTGAGATCAATATGGTGGTCATGGTCCAGAAAGTCGAAAGCCCAACCTTGCCACCCAGAATTTTAGGGCCTAAGTACAGTCCGTCGAACTGCTGTAGCAGTATGGCCAAGATGGATATTTGAATGGCCAGATCTGGCATATAGACGATAGATATTACAGAGACTGCAATGATTCCAACTAGAGGCCCAAAGTAAGGGACTATGTTTGTGACTCCGAATATGGTGCTCATCAGAAGTACGAAGTCTGCTCCCATAAGCTTTATGGGCACAAAGAACAGAACAGCCATAATGGCAGAGTCGATTATCTTGCCGACTATAAACCTAGAGAACACATTGTTCAAGTCAGTGAGAAAATTGACTATGCTAGTTGCCTCATCTCCTTCAAGAAAGGCGTAAAGAAGTTTCTTTCCAAGAGAGGCAAATCTGTACTTGTCTTTTATCATGTAAATGGATATCACAAGGCCGATCACTAGATTGGTTATAAGCCCTGTAATACCGAAAGCCAAGGACAGTAGCTTCTCTATATTTAGAGAGGTGAAAGATAGTCCCTTCTCTAAAAAGACATCGAGCTGAAACAACATAGACAAAAGTAGCTTGTCTAAAAGAGGATTATCCATGTTGCCAAGTAAATTCTCTCGAAGGCCTGAAACCAGAAGTCTGAGTGACTTTGGAAGGTCTAAGAGAAGGTTGTTTATGCTCATCAGTAGCTTGGGAGAAGCTTTTGTGAAGAACAGATAAAGCCCAAGCAAAAGTGCCGAGTAGACAATCAAGATAGAAATACTTTTTTTAAAATTCAATCGCATCTCTAAATAATGTATAATTGGATTTAGTATATAAGCTATTATAAATCCATATACAAATGGCATCAGTATCTTGGATACTGTTGCGAAAAAATCTGATTGATGAAGGTCTTTTACTAAAATAAGAAACAGCAGTAAAACAACGGTTAAGCTAAAGTAGTTTAGTTTTCTTCTAATCATATTGGATCTCCTATGTTTTCGTTAATACAATTATATCATTAAAACTGGTATTTAGATTAATTAAGCTTTAATTAAATAAAAAGAGGTGGAGAAATGACAGTGCAGATAAAACCATATAAGAAAAACTTTGAATATGGATACAGCTTTGGAGTGTTCCCGACTATGGAGCTGCTGGAGAATAGGCCAGAAGACGTAATAAAGATAATGGTTATGGAAAAGGGATTGGAGAATGAAGGAGTCCAGAAGATAATAGAAAAGTGCAGGCGAGAAGGCATAGCGGTGGAAATAGCCGACAAGGCCATAAATCGCATAAGCAAGAAAGAGAACAACTACACTGTAGGGGTGTTCAGAAAGTACACTGAGCATATAGTGCCTGGAAATCACTTGGTGCTTGTAAATCCAAGCGATATGGGGAACATGGGCACTATAATAAGGACAGCCCTTGGCTTCAAGGTGCAAGACCTGGCCATAATAAGGCCTGGAGTAGATATATTCGACCCCAAGGTGGTGAGGTCATCTATGGGAGCTATCTTCAAAATAAGATGTGAGTACTTCGACTCTTTCGAGGACTATCAAGATGCATTTCCAGAAAACAATATATACACTTTTATGTTAAACGCAGACTACACACTGGCGGATGCAAAGGAGATAAAGTCGGAGCCGTATTCCCTTGTGTTCGGAAACGAGGGAAGCGGGCTGGATGAAAGCTACTTCAGCGGATTAGGCAAAAGCATAAAGATAGAGCAGAGCAGCCTTATAGATTCGCTAAACCTATCTATAGCAGTGGGTATAGCGCTATATGAATTCAACAGATAACTACTATTTAAAGAAATTATTTAAAACTAGAAGTTGATAGAAGAATCTGATTTGACCAAATACAATTCAAACCCTATAATTTACTAGGAATTTAAAAATTATAGGGAGGGTTTTAATATGAAAAGAAGGATAGCTTCAATAATAGGTGTTCTAGCGCTTTCAGCACTTGTATTTACAGGTTGCGGAGAGGACAGCACAGTGTCAAAAGTGGGAACAGCTCCAGATGGAAGTGAAGTGGCTATAGAGAAGGCTACCATAAAGTACATGGATGACACTGTCAAAGGTGGATACAAGACTGTTTCTACAGAAGAACTAAACAAATGGGTAGAGGACAATAAAGATATGGTGATAATAGACACTATGCCATCAGACAACTTTTCGAAAGGGCATATCCCAGGAGCAGTGAATGCAGAGCTTCCTAAGACTGGAATGGCTGATGCAACTGACGAGCAGAAAGAAGCTTTTATAAAACTACTCGGATCAGATAAAAGCAAAACTGTAGTTGTATACTGCGGGTTTGTTGGATGTGCTAGAAGTGATGTAGGAGCAGTGCTGGCTAAAGAAGCTGGATTTGAGGAAGTATACAGAGTTCCAGGCGGAGGAGTGGCTTGGCAAGAAGCTGGATATGAAGTTGAAAAGTAGATTTTTCAAAGCACTGTCTTTTATGGCTTTAGCTACGGTGCTGGCAACTGCTGGATGCTCTGCACTGGGTAATTCCTTTGTAGAAAAGGAAGTCAACCCCAAGGTAGACGTTATGGGAGTAAAGCTCTACATGGAAGAGGAAGAAGTAGAAAAGGCTGTAGGAGTCAAAGGTGAAAAAGCAATGTGTATAAATGGATATGAGTATGGATATATAGAAGAAAATCTAAACATAGGATTCAACATCGACACGGATGAAGTCAGACGGATCACAACTAAGAATCCTGAAACAAGCATATATGGGATGCATCCTGGAATATCACTGGAAAAAGCCTACGAGATTATAGAGTCCGAGGGATTTGAAAAGTATCAGGACGATAAATACAAGTTTGTCAAGGAGGATATAATACTCAGCGTAATATCCATGAAGGGCTCTCTTGCCGATGGAATATCGATAGAGATAAAGCCGTAGAGGATCATATATAATAAAAAAAGTTCCTATATTTTTAGGAACTTTTTTTATTATATATGATAAAATAAGGGTTAGGAATAAAGCACAGAGGGAGTTTTAGAAGGTGATCAAGAACTTTAGGATTATATCAATAGTTTTAATTCTCTTAGCTTTGGGATCAGGTGCAGCCTGGGGAGAGACAGAGAGCACCTCGAATAGAGAGGTTGTGCTGCAGCTAAGATGGAACCATCAGTTTCAATTTGCAGGTTACTACGCGGCAAAAGAGCTAGGCTACTACGAAGACGAAGGTCTGGATGTGGAAATCAGATCGGGAAGCGGAGGAGAAGGCCAGACTCAGTTTGCCCCAGACGAGGTGATAAAGGGCAGAGCCGAGTTCGGAGTGGGATCTTCGGACATAATACTGGCCAATGATGAAAGAGAAGAGCTTATGCTTGTATCGTCGTTTTTTCAAAAGAGTCCTGTCAGATACTATATGTTAGACACAGAAGAGTACAGCAATCTGGCCAATCTAGCTGATAAAAAGGTGGGGATCAGAGAAGAGGATTTGCTCAGCATAGAGTTCAAATCCATGCTGAGAGTAGAAGGTGTGAACTTGAACAGAATACCTCTTATAGACAAGTATTCGGTGTTCGAGCTAGAAGACCTGACTACAGGAAAGTACGATTTGATACCAGGCTATACAGGGGGCGTGATAGATTACTACGCCTACAAAGAGGGAGTGAAACTAAAGGAGATAAGAGCGATAGACTACGGCATAGACTTCTATGGTGACTCTCTTTTCACGACCAAGAAGCTTGCGACAGAAGACCCTGAGCTGGTTGAAAAGTTTAGACGAGCTAGCATAAAGGGATGGAAGTATGCGCTTGAAAATCCAGAAAAAACTATAGATATAATATTGGAAAACTACGACAATCCAGAGCATAAGAGCAAGTCGGATTTCAGGGAGTACAATGAGTTTCAATCTGAAAAAATAAGAGATCTTATGCTTTATCCTGTGGTTGAAATAGGGAATATAAATCCTTATAGATGGGATGAAATGGGCAGTACCCTGTATCAGTTCGGAATAATAAAAAATGAATTCAATGCGGAGAAAACCATATTCAACTATGAGGAGATAGCCAGAGGACAGGAAAAAGACTCGCTAAATCAATTTATACAGTTTATAATGGTGGGGTTTCTGTTTTCTGTAGTAATTTTCTTTATAAACTTGAGCTCTAAAAACACCGACTTGGAAATAGAGATAGCTGAAAGAGAAGAGGCTGAGAAGAGGCTGAAAAAAGAGAGAGATAGATATGAAATACTCTTCAACAGCTCCATAATAGGCATAGTGCTTACAAGACGAACAGGGGAGATAGTGCAGTGCAATAAGAAGTGGCTTGAAATGACTGGCTACGATGAAGGCGAGCTGGTAGGCAGGTCTATGAAGACCATAATAAGCCCGGAGGAGAATGAAGTGCCAAATGAGCTTATAAACAAGCTGATAGATGGCGAATTGACGGAGTACGAGGTGGAGCAGAAGTATACAAAGAAAGACGGGGGATATCTTTGGGGGAATCTGTTTATGGTGGCGATGGATGACAGCGAAACAGATGAAAAGATATATCTCAATATGGTAGCTGACATAACTACAAAAAAAATGATGGAAGAGTCCGTAGACAGGGCCGAAGCTAGATTCAGAGATATAGTGAACGAGGTAGCGGCCGAGATAAACGTCCCGATAGACTTTGAGACGAAAAAAATAGACGACAAGACAAAGATGCTTTCAAAGCTAGAGGAGATAAATCTAGAGCTTGAAAAGATGTTTAAAAACGAATTAGACGAGAACAGAAAGAAGGAAGTGCTCATAATACACCAGGCAAAGCTTGCAGCCATGGGGGAGATGATAGGGAACATAGCTCACCAGTGGAGGCAGCCACTCAACAGCTTGGCGCTGGTGCTTTCAAACCTAGAGGATGCCTTTGTACACGCAGAGTTGGAGCAGGAGTACTTCGACACATGTATAGAGAGGTCTAGAAGGCTTATAAATCAGATGTCCAACACTATAGACGACTTCAGGTACTTCTTCAATCCAGCGAGCGAGAAAGAGAAGTTTTCACCATGTGAAAGTATAAATTCGATACTCTACTTGCTAGACGAGAAGTTCAGATTCAACGATATAAGTGTCATGTTCTCGGATTGCGACAGAAATCTAAGTGCGTATGGATATAACAATCATTATTCACAGGCACTCTTTAACGTCATAAGCAACTCGGCGGATGCACTTGCAGATGTGGACAGCCCTGACAAGAGAATAGAGATAAGGGTGTACGAGAAAGGTAGCGACCTAGTCTGCGAGATAGAGGACAATGCAGGCGGAATAGACGAGGATATAATAGATAAGGTGTTTGAGATGTACTTCACAACTAAGCCTGGTAAGAAGGGTACGGGGCTTGGACTGTATATCACCAAGACCATAATAGAGAACAACCTGAATGGAAAGGTGAACTGTGAAAATACTAAAAACGGTCTTATGACCAAGATAAGAATTCCCAAAGAAAGCGAGGACAGTGACGATGAATAGGAAAGAAGAGGAAAATATACTTTCAAATATAACATTGCTATTCGTGGAAGACGAAGAGATTGCAAGGCTAGAACTTTCGAAATACTTGAAGCGAAGAGTAGGACGACTGATTGTGGGAAAAGACGGGGTGGAAGGCCTCGAGCTTTTGAAAAAATACAACCCAGACATGGTCGTGACAGACTTGAAAATGCCTGGGAAGACAGGGCTTGAAATGCTTAAAGAGGCTAGAGAAAACGGCTATGATGGTGGAGTCATAATAAATTCGGCTCTTTCAGATAGCGAGACTATACTCGAGGCTGTGGACCTTGGAATAGTGAAGTATATAGTAAAGCCTGTAGACACTAACAAGCTGCTAGAAGCTATGAACGAGCTGGCACTTCATATAATGAAGCAGAAAACAGGAAAAGTCATAATTGAAGACAAGTATATACTGAACAGAGACGAGAAAAAAGAGCTAGAGGACGAGATAAAGAGCAAGGTAGCTTTTTTTATAAAAAAATACACCGGCAAAGGACCTAAAAATATAAGGGTGTTTATACAGGGGAAGGACATAAACGTGGAAGCAGAGGAAACGCTCACAGCTTTTGAGAGCAGCATAGTCAAAAGCAACAAGAATCACTCGCTTGTAGACTACAACAGAAAGATATTCTACTCAGAGCTGAAGAGAGAGTTTGAAAAGATGATACAAGAGTCTACAGACTTGAATGTCAGGATGATAGAGGCAGAGCCTAACTCTAAAAAAAATGTGGATTATATAAAATTCTCTTTTGTATAACTTGTAAAGGACAGGGCTATTTGATATAATCAAGCTATAGAAATTTATAATCCTGCCGAAGCGGATACGAGAGTAAGCCGATTTGGAAAGATTAAAACTAGATATTATTTTTAGTTGGCAAATACTGAAGATGGTTTTACAACCAAGCTTAGAGAGGTCAGCACGAAGCATATGTCTTTGTGTTGCCCTTTTTTATTTAAGCGAGACAACGTTTTCAGATGAAAAAGAGGCATTCTGGAAGTGATAAGAGTCTTGTATGAGGATTTATTTTACAATAATACGGAGTATGGAGGGATCATATGATAACTTTTGGCGATTACGTAAGACCAAAGAGTCTAGATGAGGCTAGCGAGCTTTTAAAGACTAAGAAACCTGCTAGAATTATAGGTGGCGGGCTTTATGTGAGAATGGGAGACAGAAGGATAGGACTGGCAGTTGATCTATCTGATCTAGAGCTAGACTATATAAAAGAGACAGATGACAGCTTTGAAATAGGGGCTATGACGTCACTGAGATCATTAGAGACTGATAGCGCACTAAATGCACATTACGGGGATGTGTTCAAGCAGTCGCTTAAAGACATAGTAGGAGTTCAGCTTAGAAACATAGCAACTGTAGGTGGAACTGTATACCAGAAATACGGATTCTCAGACGTGATACCTGCGCTTCTAGCTGTTGACGCTAAAGTTTGCTTCCACTCGACTGGAGAGATATCACTAAAGGAATACCTAGCAGAAGATGGGTTCAGAAGAGACGTACTTGAAAAAGTTGTAATTCCTAAGGCTAAAGAGGTTTGTGCTTCAAACCAGACTATCAGAATCTCTAGAGGAGACTACGCTATGCTAGTCACTGTAGTGGCGAAGATAGACGGAAAGTACAATGTAACTGTTGGAGCAAGACCTAGAAGAGCGGCACTGGCTCTAAAAGCTATGGACTACTTGAATTCAGCAGGAGAAGTTACAGAAGAAGTGGCTATAAAAGCAGGAGAACTTGCTGCAGAAGAGCTTGTATTTGGAACGAATACTAGAGGAACAGCAGAATATAGAGAAGATGTATGTAAAGTATTGATCAAGAGAGCTGTTTTGGAGGTGTCTTCATGCAAATAAAGTTAAACATAAATGGATCAGATAAAACGTTAGATGTAAAACCTCATGAGTTCTTAGTTGAAGTACTGAGAGAAAATGGTTATCTAGGGGTTAAAAAGGGTTGTGAGACTGGAAACTGCGGACTGTGTACTATACTGATAGACGACAAGCCAGTGCTTTCATGTTCTTACCTAGCTGTAAGAGCTGAAGGAAAGAAGATAACTACTATAGAAGGTGTTCAAGCTGAAGCGGCAGAAGTGGGATCGTTCCTTGTAGAAGAGGGAGTTGACCAATGCGGATACTGTAGCCCAGGTCTTGTTATGACTATAATAGGAATGAAGAAAGAGATAGAAAACCCTACAGAAGATGACATAAGAAATTACCTTACAAACAACCTATGCAGATGTACTGGATACGTTGGACAGCTGAGAGCTATAAAGAAGTTAATGGGGGTAGAATAATATGAAAGCAGTTAATAAACCGATTTCTAAAATAGATGGTATGGGACTAGTAACTGGTAAGCCAGTCTATACAGACGACTTGGCTCCAAAAGACGCTCTTATTGTAAAGATACTGAGAAGTCCACATGCTTTTGCGAAGATGAAGGACATAGATGTAAGCAGAGCGCTTAAAGTGCCTGGAGTGGAGTGTGTGCTTACTTGGAAGGACATCCCAAGGATACCTTTCACAAGATCAGGAGCTTCTTTTCCAGAGCCAGCTTCATATGACTCTTACATCCTAGATGAGTATGTAAGATATGTAGGAGATAGTGTTGCCATAGTTGCAGCTGTAGACGAAGAGACTGCTGAAAAAGCTATGAAGATGATAAAGGTAGACTATGAAGTATTCGAGCCTGTAATAGACTTTGAAAAGGCCATAGACCATCCTTCTGTAATCCACCCAGACCACAAGAACTACAAGCCTAATGCCATAATACATCCTAACTTTGACAGAAACGTAGCTTGTGAATACGAGTACGACTGGTCAAAAGGAGATAAGGGAATAGACGAGATATTCGCAGAGTGTGACGTTGTAATAGAAAACACTACTTACAACCAAGCGCAAGAGCATGCGATGATGGAGACTCACAGATCTTACACTTACAAGGACATGCATGGAAGACTTGTAATAGTTTCTTCTACACAGGTTCCTTTCCACGTAAGAAGAACTGTAGCTAGGTCACTGGGAATGACACCAGATCAGGTAAGAGTTATAAAGCCTCGTATAGGTGGAGGATTCGGTGCGAAGCAGAACCTTCAGGCAGAGTTTTATCCAGCTGCTGTAACTATGAGAACTGGAAAGCCTGCAAAGATGATTTTCAGTAGAGTAGAGAACACTATATGTGGAACTACTAGACACAGAATGAGAATAGACACTAAGATAGGTGCTATGAAAGACGGTACTATAAGAGCTATAGATATGGAAGTGCTTTCAGACCAGGGAGCTTACGGAGAGCACTCTAAGACTACTCTAGCTCCAGCTGGATACAAGACTATACCTCTTTACAACAAGGCTGATGCCTACAGATTCCACGGATACACTGCGTACACTAACCTTCCTACAGCAGGAGCGTTTAGAGGGTTCGGAGTTACTCAGGGAATATTCGCTACAGAGTCTATAGTGAACAAGTTAGCACATGAGCTAGACATGGACCCAGCTGTTATAAGAGAGAAGAACATGCTTAAGGAAGGCGAGACTTCAGTAGGATTCAACCTTTCTACAGTGTTCGACGACCTTTCAGAGCTTCAGACTGCAGAGAGCTGTGGACTTGAGCAAGCGGTTAAGAGAGGTAAGGAGCTTATAGGATGGGACGAGAAGTTCCCTAAGAAGGAAGTTTCATCTAGCAAAGTAAGAGGAGTTGGAATGGCTCTTTCTATGCAGGGATCGGGAATACCTAATATAGACTCTGCATCGGCAACTATAAGATTCCAGGAGAATGGATTCTTCACGCTTCTGCTAGGAGCTACCGACATAGGAACAGGTAGTGACACTATCCTTAAACAGATAGCTGCAGACGCTATAGGAATATCTGAAGACAGAATAAGAGTATTCTCTTCTGACACAGACCTTACACCGTTCGACGTTGGAGCATACGCATCTAGTACGACTTACGTTACTGGAAATGCAGTTATAAATGCAGGTAAGCTTGCAAGAGAAGAGCTTTTCAAGCAGGCGGCAAGACTTCTTGAGACTGATGTAGACTCGCTTGAGTTTGACGGAGACAAGTTCACAGACAAGAAGAGCGGAGAGGTACTTGACCTTGAGCACATGGGAACTAAGCTTACTTACGGTAAGTTCCAGCACCAGATAGAGGTTACAGGATCTTATGTTCCTTACAAGGCTGCGAGTCCTTATATGGCATGTTTCGTAGAGGTTGAGGTAGACACTGAGACTGGAATAGTTGAAGTTCCTAACATGGTAGGAGTGGTAGACTGTGGAACTCCTATAAACCCTAAGCTTGCAAAAGTGCAGACAGAGGGTGGACTTATACAGGGTCTAGGTCTAGCGCTTATAGAGAAGATAAGCTACGACAGTAGAGGAAGAATGACTACAGACAGTCTGATGGAGTACAAGATACCAAGTAGAGACGACATAAAGACTAACCTAGTTGTAGAGTTCACAGACACTTATGAGCCTACAGGACCATACGGAGCGAAGTCTATAGGAGAGATAGTTCTTAACCCAACTCCTCCAGCTATACAAGACGCTATATACAACGCTACAGGAATATGGCTGACAGATCTTCCAATGACTCCTGAGAAGGTGCTAAAGGCGCTTAAAGAGAAGAAGAACAAGTAAGTAGAACACGATAAAGAGAGTTTAATTGCGATAAAGCCTTACAACGTAGAAAAACAGTGGTTAAAGCAGATAGAAAACTCTTTACAAATATAATCTTTGGAAATATAATTAGCTATGGTATACAGGTATACAAGTTATGAAGATTAAAGGAGAGTCAGTGTCCACATGTCTAGTAAAAGATATGAAATAAGAAGAGGATGTTTACTTTATAGAGAAGAAATCTGCTTTAAGACGTTCGTTCACGAATTAAAGTGGAA
This is a stretch of genomic DNA from Andreesenia angusta. It encodes these proteins:
- a CDS encoding ABC transporter substrate-binding protein, with product MIKNFRIISIVLILLALGSGAAWGETESTSNREVVLQLRWNHQFQFAGYYAAKELGYYEDEGLDVEIRSGSGGEGQTQFAPDEVIKGRAEFGVGSSDIILANDEREELMLVSSFFQKSPVRYYMLDTEEYSNLANLADKKVGIREEDLLSIEFKSMLRVEGVNLNRIPLIDKYSVFELEDLTTGKYDLIPGYTGGVIDYYAYKEGVKLKEIRAIDYGIDFYGDSLFTTKKLATEDPELVEKFRRASIKGWKYALENPEKTIDIILENYDNPEHKSKSDFREYNEFQSEKIRDLMLYPVVEIGNINPYRWDEMGSTLYQFGIIKNEFNAEKTIFNYEEIARGQEKDSLNQFIQFIMVGFLFSVVIFFINLSSKNTDLEIEIAEREEAEKRLKKERDRYEILFNSSIIGIVLTRRTGEIVQCNKKWLEMTGYDEGELVGRSMKTIISPEENEVPNELINKLIDGELTEYEVEQKYTKKDGGYLWGNLFMVAMDDSETDEKIYLNMVADITTKKMMEESVDRAEARFRDIVNEVAAEINVPIDFETKKIDDKTKMLSKLEEINLELEKMFKNELDENRKKEVLIIHQAKLAAMGEMIGNIAHQWRQPLNSLALVLSNLEDAFVHAELEQEYFDTCIERSRRLINQMSNTIDDFRYFFNPASEKEKFSPCESINSILYLLDEKFRFNDISVMFSDCDRNLSAYGYNNHYSQALFNVISNSADALADVDSPDKRIEIRVYEKGSDLVCEIEDNAGGIDEDIIDKVFEMYFTTKPGKKGTGLGLYITKTIIENNLNGKVNCENTKNGLMTKIRIPKESEDSDDE
- a CDS encoding Na-translocating system protein MpsC family protein; this encodes MNRKEEENILSNITLLFVEDEEIARLELSKYLKRRVGRLIVGKDGVEGLELLKKYNPDMVVTDLKMPGKTGLEMLKEARENGYDGGVIINSALSDSETILEAVDLGIVKYIVKPVDTNKLLEAMNELALHIMKQKTGKVIIEDKYILNRDEKKELEDEIKSKVAFFIKKYTGKGPKNIRVFIQGKDINVEAEETLTAFESSIVKSNKNHSLVDYNRKIFYSELKREFEKMIQESTDLNVRMIEAEPNSKKNVDYIKFSFV
- a CDS encoding FAD binding domain-containing protein, which produces MITFGDYVRPKSLDEASELLKTKKPARIIGGGLYVRMGDRRIGLAVDLSDLELDYIKETDDSFEIGAMTSLRSLETDSALNAHYGDVFKQSLKDIVGVQLRNIATVGGTVYQKYGFSDVIPALLAVDAKVCFHSTGEISLKEYLAEDGFRRDVLEKVVIPKAKEVCASNQTIRISRGDYAMLVTVVAKIDGKYNVTVGARPRRAALALKAMDYLNSAGEVTEEVAIKAGELAAEELVFGTNTRGTAEYREDVCKVLIKRAVLEVSSCK
- a CDS encoding (2Fe-2S)-binding protein, with translation MQIKLNINGSDKTLDVKPHEFLVEVLRENGYLGVKKGCETGNCGLCTILIDDKPVLSCSYLAVRAEGKKITTIEGVQAEAAEVGSFLVEEGVDQCGYCSPGLVMTIIGMKKEIENPTEDDIRNYLTNNLCRCTGYVGQLRAIKKLMGVE